From the Rhodococcus sp. NBC_00297 genome, one window contains:
- a CDS encoding helix-turn-helix domain-containing protein, giving the protein MTEDPLTRAGRRAQSAILHPARAEGRITVGRSRPPDGLATLVDYFWWVEWHCPEPHVQEVVPRPVVHLTAESRDGAPRLLVHGVMRRRFQRTLVGDGRTVAAAFRPAGFRPVLGRPVSSMTDRVGTVADVLGTDDRRLAGLLLDPDADVTTCVDRLSSWLIERTATADPVAADIADLVELAETDTTVIRAQQLADRAGVSLRTLQRQFADHVGVGPKWVVQRCRLLDVAGAAHTDGTVDWAALAADLGYADQSHLIRAFTALVGGPPARYRADT; this is encoded by the coding sequence GTGACGGAGGATCCGTTGACCCGAGCAGGCCGACGGGCGCAGTCGGCGATCCTGCACCCCGCGCGTGCGGAGGGTCGGATCACCGTCGGCCGCTCCCGCCCTCCCGACGGCCTCGCGACCCTCGTCGACTACTTCTGGTGGGTGGAGTGGCACTGCCCCGAACCGCACGTGCAGGAGGTCGTCCCGCGCCCGGTGGTCCATCTGACGGCGGAATCTCGGGACGGCGCTCCGCGGCTGCTGGTGCACGGCGTGATGCGACGTCGCTTCCAGCGCACCCTCGTCGGCGACGGGCGCACGGTCGCCGCAGCGTTCCGTCCCGCAGGTTTCCGCCCCGTTCTCGGCCGGCCCGTGAGCTCGATGACCGATCGGGTCGGGACCGTCGCGGACGTGCTGGGCACCGACGATCGCCGACTCGCCGGTCTCCTCCTCGACCCGGACGCGGACGTCACCACGTGTGTGGACCGACTGTCCTCGTGGCTGATCGAGCGGACCGCGACGGCCGACCCCGTGGCCGCCGACATCGCGGACCTCGTGGAGCTGGCCGAGACGGACACGACGGTCATCCGGGCGCAGCAGCTCGCGGATCGTGCGGGAGTGAGCCTGCGGACGCTGCAGAGACAGTTCGCCGACCATGTCGGCGTCGGGCCCAAGTGGGTGGTGCAGCGGTGCCGACTCCTGGACGTGGCGGGTGCCGCGCACACCGACGGCACGGTGGACTGGGCGGCGCTCGCCGCCGACCTCGGATACGCGGATCAGAGCCATTTGATTCGGGCGTTCACCGCCCTGGTGGGTGGTCCCCCCGCGCGCTACCGAGCGGACACCTGA
- a CDS encoding putative quinol monooxygenase, producing MAITALLELRLDPARLEESHRIIDETLVATRAFEGCLGVEVTADVKDPAHVVIVESWASVEADAAYRAFRATPEGRSELGSIVTAAPVLTVLAPVR from the coding sequence GTGGCCATCACCGCTCTGCTCGAACTGCGTCTCGATCCCGCCCGCCTCGAGGAGTCGCACCGCATCATCGACGAGACCCTCGTCGCCACCCGTGCGTTCGAGGGATGCCTCGGTGTCGAGGTGACGGCGGACGTGAAGGATCCGGCGCACGTCGTCATCGTCGAGAGCTGGGCCAGCGTCGAGGCCGACGCCGCCTACCGCGCGTTCCGGGCGACGCCCGAGGGTCGCAGTGAACTCGGTTCGATCGTCACCGCGGCGCCGGTGCTGACCGTGCTGGCGCCCGTTCGATGA
- a CDS encoding 6,7-dimethyl-8-ribityllumazine synthase, translating into MTTDATPSVAFVQATWHRELVDRVRQGFVREFGRDVDTFEVPGAFEIPLHAKRLALTGRYSAVVAAALVVDGGIYRHDFVETAVIDGLMRVQLDTDVPVFSVVLTPHHFHEHADHTSFFAEHLEKKGVEAASAVVRTLASLDSIGR; encoded by the coding sequence ATGACGACGGACGCGACTCCCTCGGTGGCCTTCGTCCAGGCCACCTGGCATCGCGAACTGGTGGACCGGGTGCGCCAGGGTTTCGTGCGGGAGTTCGGGCGTGACGTGGACACCTTCGAGGTGCCCGGTGCGTTCGAGATCCCCCTGCACGCCAAGCGACTCGCGCTCACGGGCCGGTACTCGGCCGTCGTCGCGGCGGCGCTGGTGGTGGACGGCGGTATCTACCGGCACGACTTCGTCGAGACGGCCGTCATCGACGGACTCATGCGGGTGCAGCTCGACACCGATGTGCCCGTGTTCTCGGTGGTGCTGACCCCGCACCACTTCCACGAGCATGCCGACCACACGAGCTTCTTCGCGGAGCACCTCGAGAAGAAGGGTGTCGAGGCGGCGAGCGCGGTGGTGCGCACGCTCGCGTCCCTCGACTCGATCGGCCGCTAG
- a CDS encoding VOC family protein, producing the protein MTTTRLAMTTLDCAEVPPVAEFWAAFLGLTQTMGDGENYAMLAPANGGPALGFGRVDGYRPPAWPDPDGSKQFHFDIAVEDIPVAEARAIELGATLAEPQPGETWRVLLDPAGHPFCLTDAANWG; encoded by the coding sequence ATGACGACGACGCGACTGGCGATGACGACCCTGGACTGTGCCGAGGTTCCTCCGGTGGCCGAGTTCTGGGCGGCGTTCCTCGGTCTGACCCAGACGATGGGTGACGGCGAGAACTACGCCATGCTCGCTCCCGCGAACGGGGGCCCGGCGCTGGGCTTCGGCCGCGTGGACGGCTATCGGCCACCCGCCTGGCCGGACCCCGACGGGAGCAAACAGTTCCACTTCGACATCGCGGTCGAGGACATCCCGGTGGCCGAGGCCCGTGCGATCGAGCTGGGGGCGACGCTCGCCGAGCCGCAGCCGGGCGAGACGTGGCGCGTTCTCCTCGATCCGGCCGGCCATCCGTTCTGCCTGACGGATGCCGCCAACTGGGGCTGA
- the sigJ gene encoding RNA polymerase sigma factor SigJ codes for MSVTDDFVRVRPRLVRIAYAVLGSHADAEDVVSDCWPKLVAADATSPVLDVEAWAVVAVSRAALDVLRSARVRRETYVGPWLPEPLVGPADSPPDRVTLDESVRFALMVVLETLSPAERTTWVLHDVFDVPFDEIARVVGRTPNAVRQLASRARRHVTEGAPRFAVSPELHAGAVRDFTRAAGTGVLADLLTTLDPDVVLVSDGGGVVSAARRPVIGADHVARFLLGIAAKAGDGLRVRPCRVNGRTGLALVAGDGLVGVVSFEVSSTGLVSRIDMIRSPAKLALVDPSVWQDRPDS; via the coding sequence GTGAGTGTCACCGACGACTTCGTCCGCGTCCGCCCACGGCTGGTCCGCATCGCCTACGCCGTCCTCGGTTCGCACGCCGACGCCGAGGACGTCGTGTCCGACTGCTGGCCGAAACTGGTCGCGGCCGATGCGACGTCACCCGTTCTCGACGTCGAGGCGTGGGCCGTGGTCGCTGTCTCGCGCGCAGCACTGGACGTGCTGCGGTCGGCCCGCGTGCGACGAGAGACGTACGTGGGACCGTGGTTGCCCGAGCCGTTGGTCGGACCGGCCGACTCGCCGCCCGACCGGGTGACGCTCGACGAGAGCGTGCGCTTCGCGCTCATGGTGGTGCTCGAGACGCTGTCCCCGGCCGAACGCACGACATGGGTCCTGCACGACGTGTTCGACGTCCCGTTCGACGAGATCGCGCGGGTCGTGGGCCGCACTCCGAATGCCGTGCGGCAGCTCGCGTCTCGTGCACGACGGCACGTGACGGAGGGGGCTCCACGTTTCGCGGTGTCGCCCGAGCTGCATGCCGGCGCCGTGCGTGACTTCACCCGTGCCGCCGGTACGGGAGTGCTCGCCGATCTGCTGACGACGTTGGACCCTGACGTCGTTCTCGTCAGCGACGGGGGCGGAGTCGTCTCGGCGGCACGGCGTCCCGTGATCGGCGCCGACCACGTCGCGAGATTCCTCCTCGGCATCGCGGCGAAGGCGGGAGACGGTCTGCGGGTGCGTCCGTGCCGTGTGAACGGCAGAACGGGACTCGCCCTCGTGGCGGGCGACGGGTTGGTCGGCGTCGTCTCGTTCGAGGTGTCGTCGACGGGCCTGGTGTCGCGGATCGACATGATCCGGTCACCAGCCAAGCTCGCGCTCGTCGACCCCTCGGTCTGGCAGGACCGACCCGACAGCTAG